A region from the Aegilops tauschii subsp. strangulata cultivar AL8/78 chromosome 5, Aet v6.0, whole genome shotgun sequence genome encodes:
- the LOC109753892 gene encoding uncharacterized protein, giving the protein MDGLIDACKVPCVYKSFGCERYVDLHSLAEHSSRCMHTPCYCYECTPPFEGSLATLVHHLTAPSVDHYWPAAVNIKYETCYPIVVPGSLEDHHHLLVVEEDGSVFLLAVGTSKARAGHGPVSLVCVRGNTADADTRPVCGCLLTVIAPQRYEGAHVASIMLTGTVPSCSVPGNVDMEDAWYDFHPKMVHWDSKEVHLVICIINSNVHH; this is encoded by the coding sequence atggacggcctgatCGATGCTTGCAAGGTGCCCTGCGTCTACAAGAGTTTCGGCTGCGAGAGGTACGTCGACCTGCACTCGCTGGCGGAGCATAGTTCCAGATGCATGCACACGCCCTGCTACTGCTATGAGTGCACGCCGCCATTTGAGGGCTCGCTGGCGACcctcgtgcatcacctcacggcaCCGTCCGTCGATCACTACTGGCCCGCGGCGgtgaacatcaagtacgagacgtgctacccgatTGTCGTGCCGGGGTCGCTAGAGGATCACCACCACCTGCTAGTCGTGGAGGAGGACGGTAGCGTCTTCCTCTTGGCCGTGGGCACCAGCAAGGCCCGCGCAGGCCACGGCCCCGTCTCTTTAGTGTGCGTCAGGGGTAACACCGCTGACGCTGACACGAGGCCGGTGTGCGGGTGCCTGCTCACTGTTATTGCCCCTCAGAGGTACGAGGGCGCCCACGTCGCCTCCATCATGCTGACTGGGACTGTGCCAAGCTGCTCCGTTCCCGGcaatgtggacatggaagacgcctGGTATGATTTTCACCCCAAGATGGTACActgggactccaaggaggttcacctggtcATATGCATTATCAATTCAAATGTTCATCATTAG